From Campylobacter pinnipediorum subsp. caledonicus:
TAATGAGATAGGCGGTAAAACTAATGGTTTTACAAAAAAAGAGATCAATAGTTTTGAGTTTGAAAGCGCCCAAAGACTATCGGAACTTTGCAATATACATAAACACTCTATACCTGAGATTGTAATGCTTAGAGAGAGTGAGCATATGAGCAAAAAAGACATAAAGGCATATTGTCTTGAAATTTATGATGCTATGATGGAGTGCTATAATAACGGTATAACAAGCAAAGAAAGAACTTTGCCAGGCATTATAAACCTAAAGCGATTGGCTCCAGCTATCAAAAAAAGACTCGATGAAAATCAAAAAGAGGATCTAGATCCACTTGCTATGATTGATTATGTTTCAATGTATGCAAGAGCCGTAGCAGAAGAAAATGCAAGTGGAGGTAAAGTTGTTACAGCACCAACAAATGGTGCTTGTGGTGTCATACCTGCTGTGCTTTTATATATCCAAAATCATCGTTTTTATATGGATGAAGAAAAAATAATTAATTTTATTCTAACAGCTGCTGCTATTGGTTATTTATACAAAAAGAATGCAAGCATAAGTGGTGCTGAGGCTGGATGTCAAGCTGAGATAGGTGTTGCTAGTTCTATGGCAGCGGCAGCTATGGCTATAGTTAGTGGTGCAAGCACCGAACAAGTCTTTAATGCCGCTGAAATCGCAATGGAACATCACTTAGGTCTTACATGTGATCCCGTTGGTGGTTTGGTTCAAATACCTTGTATAGAAAGAAATGTCTTAGGTGCTATAAAGGCTATAAGTGCAGCCAAGATGGTTTTATATGGGGATGCAACAGGTAGAGTTAGCTTAGATGAGGTAATTATAACCATGTATAAAACAGGTAAAGACATGAACTCAAAATACAAAGAAACTTCACTTGGCGGCCTAGCTAAAATGGTAAATTGTTAGTTTTTGCTCTCTTTTTTAGAGAGCAAAAAATATTATCTTCTTCTTTTATGATTGCAAAACAAATCTCTTAGTATATTTATTTTTTATCTATCTCAAAACTATATTAATTATATAAAAGTTACTTCAAAGGTCTAAAAAGGCATTTTTACTTAAACAAATATGAAAAAATAACATTATTTTTTAAATTAATTTATTATTTTTAATGAGTGTGCTAAATTTGCATATTTGTAAATTTTTTAGAATTTTACTAATAAATTTTTATAAATTTTCAGTTTTTTATGATTTAGG
This genomic window contains:
- a CDS encoding L-serine ammonia-lyase is translated as MDSILSIFKIGVGPSSSHTIGPIVAMNKFCELLGDKVNDVHRVQVVLHGSLSLTGKGHLTDIGCIIGLCGVAPKDVTPEGKREIIHNAISNNKLILSGINEIEFIYDRDIVFDDSMLPLHENGLIASAFDKDNNTIITQTYYSTGGGFVATPNEIGGKTNGFTKKEINSFEFESAQRLSELCNIHKHSIPEIVMLRESEHMSKKDIKAYCLEIYDAMMECYNNGITSKERTLPGIINLKRLAPAIKKRLDENQKEDLDPLAMIDYVSMYARAVAEENASGGKVVTAPTNGACGVIPAVLLYIQNHRFYMDEEKIINFILTAAAIGYLYKKNASISGAEAGCQAEIGVASSMAAAAMAIVSGASTEQVFNAAEIAMEHHLGLTCDPVGGLVQIPCIERNVLGAIKAISAAKMVLYGDATGRVSLDEVIITMYKTGKDMNSKYKETSLGGLAKMVNC